The sequence CTCCAATTTTCTCAGACATCTGTTGCGAGAGATTTCCTTTCGCAACCGAACTAATTACGTGCGCAATCTCAATGGTTGGATGCACCAAATCAGAAATCAAAGTATTGAGTGAATCAATCCCTGTGTGCCAGGACCCGCTTGTGCCGGGCACTTCAATCCGTTGTGTAAGTTTTCCTTGCTTACCAATGGTATTGCCCGCGCGGGTAAATTCCTGCATCATCTTCTCGTTCAACACAATAATGTCGTTGAGTGTGTCGCATATCTTCCCGCTCAAACCCACATTGTCAATGGGCATGCGCGCGCTGAAGTTTCCGTTTTTAACTTCAGTAAGTACTTTTAGTAAATATTTTTTATCAAGCGTTCCAAAGAGCTGATCCATTGGATCTATCTGTACGTCCTGTAGTTTTAATTTGGCTTTTCCATTTTTAGGTTTTTCCATCACGAGCAGTTCTTTTTTATGATGTCCATTACCGTTCGAAGACCCATTTGATTTTACAGAGCCGTTAGCACTAGTTGCTTTTCCTTTGGAAGATTTAAGCACTTTTACTTTTTTAATACTCATAGCATTTGATTAAAAAATATTGCAGACCTCGTAGAAAAAAATCACGCGATTTTTTAGTTCAGGTCGTCTTTCAAAGCAAGAAAAAAATATGCTATTCCCCAAATAAAAAGGCCTAATATTAGGCGCTGGGGCCAAAATTGTGGAATAAATTGCTCACAAAAAGTGGCTTAATTTTTGTGTAAACTTGATTTATGTCAAAGAAAATATATCCACACAACTCATCACAATTTTATTATGGGGAACGCTTTCCCGAATAATTTTATAAGTGACTGTGAAAGGGGCGTATTTTTAAAGTTTTGACATGGCACGATTCTTTTATTTACTTCTTTAAAACACAGCATTATGGAAAATTTTAGAAAAGAAAACATGACTACCATGACTGGCATCATGAATAAATTACAGTCGGACGGTTATACTGAAAATTTTGTGGCAAGCGAAAAAGGTTTGGAAGCACCATCCAAAGAAAAGTTTTACATTCCTTCCGAAGTAACTATTAACAACTTCTACAGATTTGAAGGAGAGAGCGATCCGGGCGATAACGCAATAGTATATGCCGTTGAAGCAAATGATGGAACTAAAGGGATGGTGGTTGATTCGTACGGAAGTGAAGCGAGCCATCTTGTTTCTAAGTTCATAACAGAGGTTGAATCCATTACCAAAAAAGAACCACATTCATCTTAGTTCAGTAACCCACAATTAAAAAAAGCGAAATTTATAATTTCGCTTTTTTTGTTTTGTTGTTTTAAATTTTTTTAGCCGTTCCCCCTGATAACACGGAGTAAAATAGCGACGATTGCGATTACTAATAAAATGTGAATGATGCCTCCGGCGCTGTATGCGAAGAATCCTATTGCCCATGCAATAACAAGAATTACTGCTATAATGTAAAGTAAGTTGCTCATAGTTTTAATTTATTAAATGGTTGTTTTTTCTTTTTGGGTTTATATCGTTGTGTAAAATATTTATCAAAATAAGAGCAAAAGCTGCAAGAAGTAATATATGAACAACTGGGCCAACCATGCTAGTGAAAAATCCGACAGCCCAAAAAATGGTAAATAGAACTGCTACTATGTAATTTATTGCGATCATGCTTTGTAATCTTATAATTTCGTGCCTGTTAAAAAACATTGTATTTAATGCTCTTCAGCGCTCAAAATGAAAATTTTGGGGAAAAACATTGCCAGTCTGAGGAAATTTTTTTTTCCGGGTACTGTTATTTCCTTTTCTTTTTATTCTTCTTTTTTTCCTTTTGTTTTTTGTCCTTTTTCGAATCTTTTGAACTATCCCCCTTTTTGTTCTTGTCACCAAAAACTTTTTCAAGCAGCGTTTTATCCTTCGTTTCTTTGAGTTTTGTAATATTTATAGTATTGTCAATACTGGGTCTTAAGGCGCGAACGAAGGCATTTCTGAGAACAAAACTTATAGCACGCCAGATATTGATGTTTGGATCTTCGAACTTGCCATTAATATCAACTTTGGTAGCTAATTGCTCTTTATCCTGATTTTGCAGTACTTCTGCAGCGCTACCAATAAGCGTTTCCCACAAAATCTGTTTAAAGTCTCCTTCTTCTTTGTTCCATTGTACTATGTCCAGGTCTTTAATCACGGGTTTTATATATCCTCCAAAGCCCCCGTCTTTTCCGGCGAATTCGGTATAGACACCAAAATTTCCTTTTTTTGTATCAAAGTTCCCGTAGGCTTTCAGGAAGTCGTTTAACAACGCCAGGTTTACATTTTTAATTTCGGCACTCATATCAAACGTTGGCATTTTCTGCAAGGCATCAAAATCTACGCGGAGTTTAAAATCTCCTTCGTATACGGATGCACTCGCTACAGCGTTGGCAGGAAGTACTTTATTGCTATCGTTCACATTCGAGAGATTTGTAGCCACAATTTCGAGTTCTTTCATGGCCACGTCAACACGTGGTGAAGAGAAAGGATCAATATAATGTATTTGTCCGTTCGAAATTTCAAAGTGATTCACCGTTAGGGGCATTAAATCTTTGATCAACTGGCGAAAGTCTGCTGTGTCTGCCTTGGCATCTTCATCCTTGTGTTTTCCTTTTACAAAATTAACCACAGGATCTTCTACATAAATTTCTCCAACAATGCGGCCCTTGAAGATTGCTTTCCATTGCACTGAAAGATCAATGGCTGTTGATTTGAAAAATGGTATGGTATCCTTTTGTCCCTGCTCGTTACCAAGCTTAACCAATTTAATATCTTTTATAACATAAGCACCGCGAATGAGGGCAATGTCAATGTCTTCCACATGACCGTAATACTCTTCCAGATTTGCCAGTTTGTTGTTTACATATTTTAAAACAATGTAGGGAAGTAAAAGTCTGAAAATAATCAACAGAACAAGTAAGGAAAGGAGAATGATTTTTATTTTTTTTCTTTTGCTGTGTTTCGTGCTTTTGGAATGTATGTTTTCGTTGGAGGATGTTTGTTGAGTTGTTTCCATAGATGTATGCAAAATAAGTAACGTAAATCGCGTTAATTTCATGCCAGTGGAACACTATTTGTTTTTAAAGGGTATGAAAATTAATAAAGCCGCGTTTAAAAGCGGATGGTCAATAACCAAAGATTCTTTCAGTGAATTCAGCGACGATAAGGTGCTTAAACTAAGCGCTGCACTGGCATACTACACTATCTTTTCACTGCCGTCTATGCTCATTGTGATCATTGGTCTTTGCAGTATATTCTATGGTAAGGATGCTATTCAGGGTGAGATTTTTACAGAGATCAGCGGCTTTATTGGTAAGGATGCTGCTCTGCAGGTTCAGGATGTTTTAAAAAACACAACTTTGCACCACGATAATGTGCTTACAACCATTGTGGGGTTTTTAACGCTCCTGGTAGCAGCTACAGGAATGTTCGGCGAGATTCAGGATTCGATTAATTCGATATGGGGTTTACAAACCAAACCAAAAAAAGGATTTATAAAATTATTGCTTAACCGCCTGATGTCTTTTTCAATGGTGGTTGTTCTGGGATTTATTCTCCTGGTTTCGCTGGTGTTAAATGCTTTGTTAGAAGGATTACTGCACCGGCTCGAGCGCTATTTTTCAGAAAGTGTTATCAATTACTTTTTTGTGCTTGATTACGGGTTGATAATTATAGCAACAACGGTTTTATTTGCTTCCATTTTAAAAGTTTTACCCGATGCCAAAATTCATTGGCGCGATGTATGGACAGGAGCTTTTACAACTTGTTTGCTTTTTTTGTTAGGCAAATTTTTGATCGGTTATTATTTAAAACACAATTCGAGTATTACTGCGTATGGTGCAGCCGGTTCGCTTATTCTTATCTTACTTTGGGTATATTATTCCGCCATCATCCTGTACTTTGGGGCTGAATTTACTCAGGTATATGTACGTCATAAAAACAGGAAAATAGAGCCGAACAAGTATGCAGTTTGGGTTGAAAAAAATACGGTAGAGAAAAAGCTCAACACGCAAATTAACGAGCATACAACTACTATTGATAATAAGGTGGAAAAACCCTCTTAAAAAATAAATTCTCCCGACGTTTACTTTTAATTTTTTAAAGGAAGTGTGATCAAAAAGGATGTGCCCTTATCAATTTCACTGCTTACTTTTATATTTCCATCGTGTTTTGATATAATGGTATGCGTTGCAGTGAGTCCTAACCCGGTTCCTCCATGTTTAGAAGTAAAAAATGGCTCGAATAATTTATTAAGGTCTTGTTGCGGAATTCCCTTGCCGTTGTCGGAGATGACAATGGTAACAAGATCTCCGATTACGGAAGCTTTAATACTCAGTTCGCCATTCTCGCTCGTAATCGCTTCCACAGCGTTTACCAGAATATTGAGAAGTGCAATGCTGAGTTTTTCTTTATCGCCTTTTATCAGAATTCCTTCCTGGATATTTTTCGAGATTTTAATTTCCTTCAATTTTGCCCGGTCTTCAACATTTTGCAATGTGTCGCCAATAAGATCGTGAATATAGAGTTCTGCAATATTAATGGTGTCAAAACGTGTTGCATTTAACAGGTCTTCAATCAAAAGATTTATACGCTTACTGTTACGGTCAATAATATCAAGAAATTCGTCAGGACTCTCATCCGAATTTTCGTCGCTTAAAATCATTCGGAGCTCGGCAAGAGATAAATGAATATTGGTAAGCGGGTTTTTTATTTCGTGGGCAATTACCCTGGCTACTTTACCGGTAAGTGTTTGCTTCTCGAGTAATTTCTCTTTTTGTTCGTTTAATCTTCTTTCAGTAATATCATGCAGAACCAACTGGTAAATTTTCTTCTCAGCGTCAACCACAGAAAGGTTTAAAATGCAAAAGCACTTCTTATTTTGCTCCGGTAGCGTTAACTCTATTTCCATCGAAGGATTTGAATAACGTTCTGATTCAAAAATTCTTGGATAAAAATAATCGGAGATGTTTTCACCAATCAGCGCTTCCTTATTTTCGTATTCAAATAATTTTAAAGCAGCTTTGTTAGCATCAATAACATTGAGTTCGAGATCAACAATAAATACATACTCAACAGAGTTCTCAAAAAGATTTTTGAATTTATTTTCACTTTCTTTAAGCGACTTTAAGACGTTTGATTTTTCTATCGCATAGCGAATACTCCTGTCAATGTCTTCTGAAGTATATTGCCCTTTTACTAAATAGTCTGAAACCCCTAGTTTTAAAGCTTGTTCATCAATAGCCTGGGCCTGGAGGCCGGTCATTAAGATCGTGGGGGTAAATGGATATTTTTCGTTAATATAGGATACAAGCTCTATCCCCGTGTGAACTCCAAGGCGGTAATCTACAATAACAAGATCAATGGCTTGTTGTTTTAAAATTTCTTTCGCTTTAGAAAAAGATTCTGCCCAGGTAATGTTTTTTTCAAAACTTGTATTTTTTAGACTGCTTACCAGCAAGAAATAATCATCCTCGTCATCTTCTACTATTAATAATCTTATTGCTTTGTTAGAGTTCATTTTAAATAGCGGGGGTTTTAACTGTTAGTAACCAGTAATTCTTAAATACTTCCATCACTTTAACTAATTCCTGGTAGGAATACGGTTTAATAATATAACTACTCGCGCCGTTATCGTAGGCGAAAGAAATATCATCGGGGTTGCTGCTTGTACTATAAATCACTACAGGTATTTTTTTTAATGTTGCGTTTGTTTTTATTTCTTTAAGGCATTCACGACCGTCTTTCTTTGGCATATTTAAATCAAGGAGAATTATTTTCGGAACGGATACTTCCAGATCCTTATATTTTCCTTTCTTATATAAGTAGTCGAGCAACTCAACACCATCTGAAACAGTGTTCACTTTTTCTTTTACACTCACAGTAGAAAACGCCTGTTTAATCATATACTGATCATCGAGATCATCGTCGGCAATAAGAATACAATTTTCTTCTCTCATAACTGAATTCATGATAAAATTTTTACAGGGAGTCCGACAATAAATGTAGTTCCTATGCCAACTTCACTTTCAGCCGTAATAAAGCCTTCATGATTCTCAACAATGCGTTTGCATATAGCCAGTCCTATGCCAGTTCCTTCATATTCTGAACGGCCATGTAATCTTTGAAAAATAATGAAGATCTGTCGTAAATACTGAAGCTCGAAGCCAATGCCATTGTCCTTAACAAAAATGCAATAATACTTTTTGTGTTTTGTGGGAATATCTTTTACCCATTCGCCTGCTTTTAGTTCCTCTTCAGTATAGTAGTTTGCCGTCACTTTTATTTCTGGAAGTGCTTTGTCGCTAAATTTTAAAGCATTACTTAGCAAATTTTGAAACAGCTGACGGAGTTGCGTGTTATTGCCTTTTACTTCATCCAGCGAATCAATTTCAACCTTCGCACCTTTGGCAGCAAGAGCCAGGCTTAGATCTTCTGTTATCTGGCGAAAAGTGGAGTCGAGGTTAACTTTTTCATTGATATCAAGCATTCTGGTAACACGCGAATAATTTAGCAGGTCGCTGATAAGCACTCTCATTCGCACAACCGAGGTATTCAAACGTTTTAAAGAATCCATTACTTCCTCATCCGGATGATTGGCAAGTTTCATATGTATACGCTCACTGAACGAACCAATTTTCCGGAGAGGTTCCTCCAAATCATGCGATGCTATATAGGCAAACTGTTCAAGTTCTTTATTAGAGTTAGCCAGCAATTCAACTTGTTGTTGTAACTGTTTTTCCGACTCAATCAGTTTTTCTTCGAACATGGTTTTAGATTGGTGTTCGCGCCTTAAAGTCAATAAAATACTTATGAGTAGCAAAATAGAGATGCCAGAAGTGAGAGCAATGATAAAGATAGAAAGCTGTGATTTTGTAAACGTACTCTGGCGAAGCGTGCTAAAGCGCCTGTATTCTATCTTCTTCATTTTTGTAATGGTTTTACGCGTTTTATCCATGATAAAATCTCCGCGTGCCAATATCTTTCTTAAAGAGTCCTGCTCAATAAAGCCTTTTTCAAAATATTTTTTTCCGTCTTCCAGATTTTGAAGCTTGAGGTCTATTTCAATTCCAAAAGCTATCAAAGGTTCTTCTTGTTCCTTCTCTTCCTTTAATATGTCGTAAAGCGAAGCATATTCGCGCTTGATATTTCTTTTCGAATAGTCAAGTGTTTTTAAGAATACAGGACGGTAAGTAATCAGATAACCACGCTGTTGATTTTCTTCGTCTTTTAAAATAGAATGTATTTTGTCGATGCGGGCATTAATGCCATAAGCGTTATCGAGGTAGGATAAAGACTTATAATTATCAGTAATGGTATATAACGCCAATAGAATCGCAGCCAGAATAATAAACAGCGAGAAAGCTGCAATTATATAAAAATAGTTTTTATGGGGTATGCTAAAGCGCGTAAGGGGCATATAAGGTTCTAAATGTATAAACTTTTGTCGCAAATAATAACTTAACAACAAAAATTGGGAGATTAAGTTCTATAAAATTTTATGAATCCCTCAATTTTAAGCTGTGGTATTTTCTCCACACAATGCCGCACATTTTTGATCACGCTCCTTATTCGGGGAAAAGACTTTGATGAAGCTTAACGTAAATCTGGTGGCATATAATTGGTAAAAAATAAGCATCTAATTTTTTTACATGCAAAATTCGCACGACCTTAAAAGAAACCAAAAGGGATCTTCAACTGTAAAAGTTTTCAGGAACTCTTTTATCAAGGAATTAAAATTTATTTATTGGGCTGAAAAACTTCTTATTAAATTTTTAGCCAGGGCGGA is a genomic window of Sphingobacteriaceae bacterium containing:
- a CDS encoding ribonuclease BN produces the protein MKINKAAFKSGWSITKDSFSEFSDDKVLKLSAALAYYTIFSLPSMLIVIIGLCSIFYGKDAIQGEIFTEISGFIGKDAALQVQDVLKNTTLHHDNVLTTIVGFLTLLVAATGMFGEIQDSINSIWGLQTKPKKGFIKLLLNRLMSFSMVVVLGFILLVSLVLNALLEGLLHRLERYFSESVINYFFVLDYGLIIIATTVLFASILKVLPDAKIHWRDVWTGAFTTCLLFLLGKFLIGYYLKHNSSITAYGAAGSLILILLWVYYSAIILYFGAEFTQVYVRHKNRKIEPNKYAVWVEKNTVEKKLNTQINEHTTTIDNKVEKPS
- a CDS encoding two-component system response regulator, whose amino-acid sequence is MNSVMREENCILIADDDLDDQYMIKQAFSTVSVKEKVNTVSDGVELLDYLYKKGKYKDLEVSVPKIILLDLNMPKKDGRECLKEIKTNATLKKIPVVIYSTSSNPDDISFAYDNGASSYIIKPYSYQELVKVMEVFKNYWLLTVKTPAI